Sequence from the Deinococcus radiotolerans genome:
TCCCGCACGCGTTTGAGCGTCGCGCCGTCGGGCGGGAGCACCAGGGACCGCACGCCCATCCCGTTCTCCGAGGCGAGCGTCACGTTCGCCAGGCCCGCGCTGTTCAGCGTGACCCGCGTGACCCTTCGGGCATTCAGGTCCTCGAAGAAGCGGTTGGTGGTGTACGGACCGTCACCTGGCGCGGCCAGGGCGGGGGAGATCAGGGCAAGGGCGCCCAGCGCAGTCAGCAGCGGGCGCGGCAACCGTCGGGGACGCATACGTCATCCTACGCCCGGTTGGACCGGCAACTTCGTGAGCCCGGCACTCAGCTGCCGGTCAGCTTCGCGTCATAGGGTGATCACATGCGCAATGCGATTCTGCTCGGCACCCTTGCCCTGGGCCTCAGCGCCTGCTCCGTCACCGTCCGCCCCAACCTGGGCCTTCAGGGATCGGACAGCAACCTGATCACGACCCTGCGCCCGGACCGCGGCGAGGGCAGCACCTACGCCGTCGGCGAGGCGGTCCGCTTCGTGGTCAGCACCCGCGCCGCCGGGTACGTCACCCTGATCGCCCTTCAGGGCGGCGAGGCCAGCACCCTGATCCGGAACGCGTACGTGCCGGCTGGAACGACCGTGTTCCCCCGCGCGCAGGACGGCGTGACGTACAACGTCTCCTACCCACGCGGCCTGCAACGCGTCCGCGCGATCTTCACCCGCGTGCGCCCCACCAGTGACCTCGTGCTGCGCGGCACGTACGACGAGGGCCGCTGGAACGCCACCAGCACCGCCTACATCCAGCCGTACGCCGTTCAGGACCGTGACGTGCAGGAAACCTACCTGTACATCCGCTGACCTCAGCCCACACGCCGGAGGCCACCTGCGCGTCAGGTGGCCTCCGGCGCGCTGTGGGTCAGTGGTGCAGGGGCACCGTTGCGCGCCGGGCCGCCCGCGGGGATGGCTGAACCGGATGCCCCTTCCACGCCCGCACGAGAGCCCGCAGTGCGGGGTCCGCCAGCCCGCCAGCCCGAATCAGGGCGGCCGCCATCCGCTGCCGCTCGGCGGGCTCCTGGCCCAGCAGGACCAGCGCGCGGGCCTGCGCCAGCGCGACCAGCGTCTCATCCGTCCGCCCGGGCAACGTGAGCGGCGGGCTGGCCCATGCCGTCACGGGAAAGCTCGGAGCGAGTTTGGGCCCCACTCGGCCAGCCAGGTCCACAGGGCTGGGTCGGTCAGGACCCTGCGCGTTACCACGCCGCGCAGCTCCGGCTGCGCCGACCAGCGCCACGCGCCGGGGCAGGCAGACCCGGCGCGCAGCAGGCCCACGGCGCTCACCCGGCGGGCCACGCAGGTCACGCCCAGGCCCTCCCCGGCCGCCCACTCACGCAGGACGCGGTGCAGTTCAGCGAACGTGCCGCCCGACGCGACCACATCCACCAGCGCGGCCCGCCGGTCCTCGCGGAACAGGTGGCTGGGCCGCAGGCCCACCCCGGCCAGCAGAGGCCGCAGGGCGCTGGCCTGCTGGGCGTCCAGCGTCGCGTTCAGCAGCGACACGTTCAGCGCCGAGATCCGCCACGACACGGCCACGCCGCCCGTAAGGCCGCTCAGGTACGCCCGGAGCGGGTCGGGCGAGCGGCCCACGAACACCAGGTCCCGCCCGGCGGCGGCCACCAGCACGCCCGCCAGCGCGGCCCGCAGCGCCGGCAGGTGCGCGCCTGCGCTGCCCAGGTCGGGGGTCACGCCCAGCCCGTGGGGTTGGGTTACGTCCC
This genomic interval carries:
- a CDS encoding DUF4384 domain-containing protein, whose translation is MRNAILLGTLALGLSACSVTVRPNLGLQGSDSNLITTLRPDRGEGSTYAVGEAVRFVVSTRAAGYVTLIALQGGEASTLIRNAYVPAGTTVFPRAQDGVTYNVSYPRGLQRVRAIFTRVRPTSDLVLRGTYDEGRWNATSTAYIQPYAVQDRDVQETYLYIR